The following proteins are co-located in the Candidatus Bathyarchaeota archaeon genome:
- the argH gene encoding argininosuccinate lyase: MKKGIYRARLSKPMSKEAAQFISSLKEDEEILIEDIIGTEAHNIMLYEQGIISLTDLKKILKALEEFKKDFEEGRIKIQEGYEDVHEFLESKVIEKIGVEVGGKLHTARSRNDQVALDIRMKIRFLINDVSSSLLRLIEALINLAFKELDAPIILYTHMQQAQLGLFSHYLMAYTEAFFRDFERLSECYKRVNLNPLGSCAIAGTRFPINRLRITELLGFNGLIENSIDASSFRDYEVEAVAMLSILMLNLARFSEDLILWSSIEFNFIELADEYASSSSIMPQKKNPCVLELIRGRVGEVFGALTSLLTILKGIPSGYNRDLQETKKFLWRSFKTVNTSIKILTSVIETLTLNKFRVEKAINEGYLMAIDLAEELTLKKGLSFREAHKLIGELIKILIYENKKLNDVSPSLLKQLSEKVLGKAIEVTQEELTHIFDFKKALLEKRSTGSPSPKEVEKTILEAKKKLEECEACLLKRINKINNALENLKQLVNSYVKEY; the protein is encoded by the coding sequence TTGAAGAAGGGAATATATAGAGCGAGATTAAGTAAACCCATGAGTAAAGAAGCTGCTCAATTTATTTCATCTCTTAAGGAAGATGAAGAAATATTAATTGAAGATATAATTGGGACTGAAGCTCATAATATAATGCTTTATGAACAGGGAATAATAAGTTTAACTGATTTAAAGAAGATTCTTAAGGCTTTAGAGGAATTTAAAAAAGATTTTGAGGAGGGAAGAATTAAGATTCAAGAAGGTTATGAAGATGTTCATGAGTTTTTAGAAAGCAAGGTTATAGAGAAGATTGGGGTTGAAGTGGGGGGAAAACTTCATACAGCTAGGTCAAGAAATGATCAAGTAGCTTTAGATATTAGAATGAAGATTCGTTTTTTAATAAATGATGTTTCAAGCAGTTTATTAAGGCTTATCGAGGCTTTAATAAATTTAGCTTTTAAAGAGCTTGACGCACCTATAATTCTTTATACGCATATGCAACAAGCACAGTTAGGTCTTTTCTCGCATTATTTAATGGCTTATACTGAAGCGTTTTTTAGAGATTTTGAAAGGTTAAGCGAATGCTATAAAAGAGTGAATTTAAATCCTTTAGGATCGTGCGCTATTGCCGGAACAAGATTCCCAATAAATAGATTAAGAATAACAGAGCTTTTAGGATTTAATGGATTAATAGAAAACTCTATAGATGCTAGCAGCTTTAGAGATTATGAAGTTGAAGCAGTTGCAATGCTTTCAATATTAATGTTAAATTTAGCTAGATTTTCTGAAGATTTAATTTTATGGTCCTCAATAGAGTTTAATTTTATTGAGTTAGCTGATGAATATGCTTCATCATCAAGCATTATGCCTCAAAAAAAGAATCCATGCGTTTTAGAGTTAATTAGAGGAAGAGTAGGCGAAGTTTTCGGAGCTTTAACAAGCTTATTAACTATTCTTAAAGGGATACCTTCAGGCTACAATAGAGATTTGCAGGAAACAAAAAAATTTTTATGGAGAAGCTTTAAAACAGTTAATACTTCAATTAAGATTTTAACAAGTGTAATAGAAACTTTAACTTTAAATAAATTTAGAGTGGAGAAGGCTATTAATGAAGGATATTTAATGGCGATTGATTTAGCTGAAGAATTAACTTTAAAGAAGGGTTTATCGTTTAGGGAAGCTCATAAGCTTATTGGGGAATTAATTAAAATATTAATTTATGAAAATAAAAAGTTAAATGATGTTTCCCCAAGCTTACTTAAACAGTTATCTGAAAAAGTTTTAGGTAAAGCTATTGAAGTAACTCAAGAAGAGTTAACTCATATTTTTGATTTTAAAAAGGCCCTTTTAGAAAAGCGTTCAACAGGTTCACCTTCACCTAAAGAAGTTGAAAAAACAATTTTAGAAGCAAAAAAGAAACTTGAAGAATGCGAAGCTTGCCTTTTAAAAAGAATTAATAAAATTAATAATGCTTTAGAAAATTTAAAGCAGCTAGTAAACAGTTATGTGAAGGAATATTAA
- a CDS encoding argininosuccinate synthase: MKKIVLGYSGGLDTSVALKWLQEKYNAEVITVTVDVGQEKDFSRVEEKAKKIGACKHYHIDAKESFVKDYVFPAIKANALYEGKYPLSTALSRPLIAFKLVEIAEKEGADAIAHGCTGKGNDQVRFEVTIKALAPNLKIIAPIRDWGISRMDEIKYAKEKGIPIPVDVEKPYSIDENLWGRSIECGALEDPYVEPPENAFEWTKSPENALNTPEAVLIEFENGVPIKLNEEKLNSIELIEKLNFICGRHGVGRIDHIEDRVVGIKSREVYECPAALALIEAHKDLEKLTLTRHELSFKSLVDSQWSFLVYAGLWIDPLREALDAFINETQKKVSGVVKLKLYKGSVQVTGRKSPLSIYNMNLATYSVESAFNQKWSEGFIEIWGLPSKIAALRKTWVDDE; encoded by the coding sequence ATTAAAAAAATAGTTCTAGGTTATTCAGGTGGATTAGATACTTCAGTAGCTTTAAAATGGCTTCAAGAAAAATATAATGCTGAAGTAATAACTGTTACAGTTGATGTTGGGCAAGAAAAAGACTTCTCAAGAGTAGAAGAGAAAGCTAAAAAAATTGGAGCTTGCAAGCATTATCATATTGATGCTAAAGAAAGCTTTGTTAAAGATTATGTTTTTCCAGCTATAAAAGCTAACGCTTTATATGAAGGGAAATATCCTTTATCAACAGCTTTATCTAGACCTTTAATTGCTTTTAAGCTTGTTGAAATAGCTGAAAAAGAAGGCGCTGATGCTATTGCTCATGGATGCACTGGAAAAGGAAATGATCAAGTAAGATTCGAAGTTACAATAAAAGCTTTAGCTCCAAACCTTAAAATTATCGCTCCAATAAGAGATTGGGGAATCTCTAGAATGGATGAAATAAAATATGCTAAAGAAAAGGGGATCCCTATACCAGTTGATGTTGAGAAACCTTATAGCATAGATGAAAATCTTTGGGGAAGATCTATTGAATGCGGTGCTTTAGAAGATCCTTATGTTGAGCCTCCTGAAAACGCTTTTGAATGGACTAAATCTCCTGAAAACGCTTTAAATACGCCTGAAGCTGTTTTAATAGAGTTTGAAAACGGTGTTCCAATAAAGCTTAATGAAGAAAAACTTAACTCAATAGAATTAATTGAAAAATTAAATTTTATATGCGGTAGACATGGCGTTGGAAGAATAGATCATATTGAAGATAGAGTTGTTGGAATAAAAAGTAGGGAAGTTTATGAGTGTCCAGCAGCTTTAGCTTTAATTGAAGCTCATAAAGATTTAGAAAAATTAACTTTAACAAGACATGAATTATCTTTTAAATCGCTTGTGGATTCTCAATGGAGTTTTCTAGTTTACGCTGGGCTTTGGATTGACCCGTTAAGAGAAGCTTTAGACGCTTTTATAAATGAAACGCAGAAAAAAGTTTCAGGAGTAGTTAAGTTAAAGCTTTATAAAGGTTCTGTTCAAGTAACTGGGCGTAAATCTCCTTTATCCATTTACAACATGAATTTAGCAACATACAGCGTTGAAAGCGCTTTTAACCAAAAATGGTCTGAAGGATTTATTGAAATTTGGGGTTTACCTTCAAAGATTGCAGCTTTAAGAAAAACTTGGGTGGACGATGAGTGA
- the cofE gene encoding coenzyme F420-0:L-glutamate ligase encodes MLLIPVKTKLIKPSDDLINVILSSLKKNKLNLKDRDILFIASKVVSIVEGRIINLKDVTASLKAKEIAKEIDLDERQVELILNHSEKVYGKVYKALLTLRNNFLIANAGIDKSNWKIDEVVLWPSNPQKSAEKIRDEIFKRTKKRVGIVIVDSRTTPLRWGTIGLALAVAGFHPVKDYRFKKDIFGNALQITIQNLADDLACAAHALMGEANEKTPIVLARNTPVKFSAKINAESAFIPPDKCLYMKILNENLKSR; translated from the coding sequence ATGCTTTTAATACCTGTTAAAACAAAATTAATTAAGCCAAGCGATGATTTAATTAACGTGATACTTTCATCTTTAAAGAAAAATAAATTAAATTTAAAGGATAGAGATATTCTTTTTATAGCTAGCAAAGTGGTTTCAATTGTTGAAGGAAGAATTATTAATTTAAAAGATGTGACAGCTTCTTTAAAAGCTAAAGAAATAGCTAAAGAAATAGATTTAGATGAAAGGCAGGTTGAATTAATTTTAAATCATTCAGAAAAAGTTTATGGCAAGGTTTATAAAGCTCTTTTAACCTTAAGAAACAATTTCTTAATAGCTAATGCTGGAATAGATAAATCTAACTGGAAAATTGATGAAGTTGTTTTATGGCCTAGCAACCCTCAAAAATCAGCTGAAAAAATTCGAGATGAAATATTTAAGCGAACAAAAAAACGTGTTGGTATAGTAATTGTTGATAGTAGAACAACTCCTTTAAGATGGGGTACAATAGGCTTAGCTTTAGCTGTTGCAGGTTTTCATCCAGTTAAAGATTATAGATTTAAAAAGGATATTTTCGGTAATGCCCTTCAAATAACCATTCAAAATTTAGCTGATGATTTAGCATGTGCTGCTCACGCACTTATGGGGGAAGCTAACGAGAAAACCCCTATAGTTTTAGCCAGAAATACACCAGTGAAATTCAGCGCTAAAATAAATGCCGAATCAGCTTTCATTCCGCCTGATAAATGTTTATACATGAAGATTCTTAATGAAAATCTTAAATCCCGCTAA
- a CDS encoding UbiA family prenyltransferase: MIRKIVGLIKLIRPINCFMMGLAVIIGEAIASKGLLTLKPSFLGFLTAFSLTAGTMAFNDYYDLEIDLINEPNRPIPSGVVKPKEALACAFTCVLIGILTSIMLNLITFIIALTSLFLMVYYNVKGKKTGLLGNFIVSSCVALPFIYGGYAMNKMNLTLWIFALMAFLANTGREIVKGIVDVKGDKIKGVKTLAATIGSFKASIIAASFFSAAIALSIIPAALKLVSIIYVPIVAFSNLGFAYLSFKLIKNPSIEKAKLIKNKILLFMLIGLIAFIAGSL; the protein is encoded by the coding sequence TTGATTAGAAAAATAGTTGGGTTAATAAAGTTAATTAGACCAATTAACTGTTTTATGATGGGTTTAGCTGTAATTATTGGAGAGGCGATAGCTTCAAAAGGTTTATTAACTTTAAAGCCGTCTTTCTTAGGTTTTTTAACAGCTTTTTCATTAACTGCTGGAACGATGGCTTTTAACGATTATTATGATTTAGAAATAGATTTAATAAATGAACCTAATAGACCTATTCCTTCAGGAGTTGTTAAACCTAAAGAGGCTTTAGCATGCGCGTTTACCTGTGTTTTAATCGGAATTTTAACTTCAATTATGCTTAATTTAATCACCTTTATTATAGCGTTAACCTCTTTATTTTTAATGGTTTACTATAATGTTAAAGGTAAAAAAACAGGTTTATTAGGAAATTTTATTGTAAGCAGTTGCGTAGCTTTACCATTTATTTATGGCGGTTACGCGATGAATAAAATGAATTTAACGCTTTGGATTTTCGCTTTAATGGCTTTTTTAGCGAATACAGGAAGAGAAATCGTTAAGGGGATAGTTGATGTTAAAGGCGATAAAATTAAAGGCGTAAAAACTTTAGCTGCAACTATAGGGAGCTTTAAAGCTTCTATTATAGCAGCATCTTTTTTTTCAGCTGCAATTGCTTTAAGCATTATTCCAGCTGCTTTAAAGCTTGTTTCAATAATATATGTTCCAATAGTTGCTTTTTCAAATTTAGGCTTTGCTTATTTATCTTTTAAATTAATAAAAAACCCCTCAATAGAGAAAGCTAAATTAATAAAAAATAAAATTCTTTTATTTATGCTTATAGGTTTAATAGCTTTTATTGCTGGAAGCTTGTAA
- a CDS encoding NAD(P)/FAD-dependent oxidoreductase, which produces MKVYDAIVVGAGPAGLLAARKLAENNVEVLLLEKDLELGKKPCAEAISERGLLDAEIPIESNFIINKIFKAKVYPPNEEKFIEISKSGEHSWEGYIIDKPKFLKKLLDAATSKGVEARFRNKVVDVKRENNLMKVFVKENEEIENLMAKIVLGCDGYASLITKKFFNSTKIEYISCFQYTLSRCDIEDEHALSFYLGYSTAPLGYLWIFPKGNGVANVGVGVRKGSPKFYLDNFIQKHQSIFQKSEILSFGGAPVIVSGQLPKVTNDNLMICGEAAGQVIPFTGAGIHTGIVAGKIAGVIAAEAIKNNDLSDKALMVYKKMFDEVFGRNIEKSLKAMRVFEKLSDEDLNQLAEILSGEDVIDLANGLNIEKVAKKLFSHPILAVKIAKALL; this is translated from the coding sequence ATGAAAGTTTACGATGCTATAGTTGTAGGAGCTGGGCCAGCTGGGCTTTTAGCAGCTAGAAAGCTTGCTGAAAACAATGTTGAAGTTTTACTGCTTGAAAAAGATTTAGAGCTTGGAAAAAAACCTTGCGCTGAAGCTATTTCAGAAAGAGGGTTGCTTGACGCTGAAATACCAATTGAATCAAACTTTATTATTAATAAAATTTTTAAAGCTAAAGTTTACCCTCCTAATGAAGAAAAATTTATTGAAATTTCAAAAAGCGGAGAACACTCTTGGGAAGGCTACATTATTGATAAACCGAAATTTTTAAAAAAGCTTTTAGATGCAGCCACCTCTAAAGGTGTTGAAGCAAGATTTAGAAATAAAGTTGTAGATGTTAAACGAGAAAATAATCTCATGAAAGTTTTTGTTAAAGAAAATGAGGAAATAGAAAATTTAATGGCTAAAATTGTTTTAGGATGCGATGGTTACGCATCATTAATAACTAAAAAATTTTTTAATTCAACAAAAATTGAGTATATCTCATGTTTTCAATACACTTTGTCAAGATGCGATATTGAAGATGAGCATGCTTTAAGCTTTTATTTAGGTTATTCCACAGCGCCTCTAGGCTACTTATGGATTTTCCCTAAAGGCAATGGCGTAGCTAATGTTGGCGTTGGCGTAAGAAAAGGTTCACCAAAATTTTACTTAGATAACTTTATTCAAAAGCATCAAAGTATTTTTCAAAAATCTGAAATTTTAAGTTTCGGCGGTGCACCTGTAATTGTTAGCGGGCAACTACCAAAAGTAACAAACGATAATTTAATGATTTGCGGGGAAGCTGCTGGTCAAGTAATTCCATTTACTGGAGCGGGAATTCATACAGGTATTGTAGCTGGAAAAATTGCTGGTGTTATAGCAGCTGAAGCTATTAAAAACAATGATTTAAGCGATAAAGCTTTAATGGTTTATAAAAAAATGTTTGATGAAGTTTTTGGAAGAAATATTGAAAAAAGCTTAAAAGCTATGAGGGTTTTTGAAAAGCTTTCAGATGAAGATTTAAATCAGCTAGCTGAAATTTTATCTGGGGAAGATGTAATAGATTTAGCGAATGGATTAAATATTGAGAAAGTTGCTAAGAAACTTTTCTCTCACCCAATTTTAGCTGTAAAAATAGCTAAAGCCTTACTTTAA